From a single Deinococcus budaensis genomic region:
- a CDS encoding VanW family protein yields MKLWGVGLSAAALLGGALAMGLATEGGDRLAPGLRVAGVDVGGLSQDQALAALSARAATPPRVTVQAGERRWTVEASRLGWQADARASLEAARRATQNRSLVQRVRGLVGQAPVQELPLVTRVDPAAARAALGRLTAELNTQPRDAAIVFDKASKRFVVTPDAPGRRADAPAAAARYAADPALTTLSLPVTEWKARYTAAALRPHAERGNALMRPFTVRLEGTDRRAGLTALQVANLYWVRPGGIEPDEQTLRAAFDRLTAQLDRPAQNARFTGQGGKLVKVAERAGRVTARPAALAAFRKAVLDPATRSAALPGKVSRPTLTLAELPDPAGLKLIASGKSTYFGSSPERRVNVANAAARIHGMVVPAGEDFSFLTALGSITSENGFVGGLIISGGRTVDGLGGGVCQVSTTVFRALYQAGLPVVERHQHSYRVGYYEPQVGFEAAVYDPGLDLRLNNDTRAPIFIKTLNDEANSTLEVQVWGIKPQRQVTVSPATILARTPHPPAQYVFNPNLPAGAVRQVDWAQDGYQLHITRTIKDAAGTRTDQVDTVYKPWRAVFETGPRG; encoded by the coding sequence ATGAAGCTGTGGGGAGTGGGTCTTTCGGCCGCCGCCTTGCTGGGCGGCGCGCTCGCCATGGGTCTGGCGACCGAGGGCGGGGACAGGCTCGCGCCGGGCCTGCGGGTGGCGGGCGTGGACGTGGGGGGCCTGAGCCAAGATCAGGCGCTGGCGGCGCTCTCGGCGCGTGCGGCGACCCCGCCCCGGGTGACGGTGCAGGCGGGCGAGCGCCGCTGGACGGTGGAAGCCTCGCGCCTGGGCTGGCAGGCCGACGCGCGGGCGAGTTTGGAAGCGGCCCGGCGCGCCACCCAGAACCGCTCGTTGGTGCAGCGGGTGCGGGGGCTGGTGGGCCAGGCCCCGGTGCAGGAGCTGCCCCTGGTCACGCGGGTGGACCCGGCGGCGGCCCGCGCGGCGCTGGGGCGCCTGACGGCCGAATTGAACACCCAGCCCCGCGACGCGGCCATCGTCTTCGACAAGGCCAGCAAGCGGTTCGTGGTGACACCCGACGCGCCGGGCCGCCGGGCCGACGCGCCCGCCGCCGCCGCCCGCTACGCCGCCGACCCCGCGCTGACCACCCTGAGCCTGCCCGTGACCGAGTGGAAGGCGCGGTACACCGCCGCTGCCCTGCGCCCGCACGCCGAGCGCGGCAACGCGCTGATGCGCCCCTTCACGGTGCGGCTGGAGGGCACCGACCGCCGCGCGGGGCTGACGGCACTTCAGGTGGCCAACCTCTACTGGGTCCGTCCCGGCGGCATCGAACCCGACGAACAGACCCTGCGCGCAGCGTTTGACCGCCTGACGGCCCAGCTGGACCGCCCGGCGCAGAATGCCCGCTTCACTGGCCAGGGCGGCAAGCTGGTCAAGGTGGCCGAGCGGGCCGGGCGCGTCACGGCCCGCCCGGCGGCGCTGGCGGCCTTTCGCAAGGCGGTGCTGGACCCGGCAACCCGTTCGGCCGCGCTGCCGGGCAAGGTCAGCCGCCCGACCCTCACGCTGGCCGAGCTGCCCGACCCTGCCGGGCTGAAGCTGATCGCCAGTGGCAAGAGCACCTATTTCGGCAGCAGCCCCGAGCGGCGGGTCAACGTCGCCAACGCGGCGGCCCGCATCCACGGGATGGTCGTGCCCGCCGGGGAAGACTTCAGCTTCCTGACGGCGCTGGGCAGCATCACGTCCGAGAACGGCTTTGTGGGCGGCCTGATCATCAGCGGGGGGCGCACGGTGGACGGGCTGGGTGGGGGCGTGTGCCAGGTGTCCACCACCGTCTTCCGGGCGCTGTACCAGGCCGGGCTGCCGGTCGTGGAGCGCCACCAGCACTCCTACCGGGTGGGCTACTACGAGCCGCAGGTGGGTTTCGAGGCTGCCGTCTACGACCCCGGCCTCGACCTGCGGCTGAACAACGACACCAGGGCGCCCATCTTTATCAAGACCCTGAACGACGAGGCGAACAGCACGCTGGAGGTGCAGGTCTGGGGGATCAAGCCCCAGCGCCAGGTCACGGTCAGCCCCGCCACCATCCTGGCGCGCACGCCGCACCCGCCCGCCCAGTACGTCTTCAACCCCAACCTGCCTGCCGGGGCCGTGCGGCAGGTGGACTGGGCGCAAGACGGCTACCAGCTGCACATCACCCGCACGATCAAGGACGCGGCGGGCACCCGCACCGATCAGGTGGACACCGTGTACAAGCCCTGGCGCGCGGTGTTCGAGACCGGCCCGCGCGGCTGA
- a CDS encoding single-stranded-DNA-specific exonuclease RecJ: MRTWRVSPPLAQVLSARGLTPAHLDPPLALTPNPALHEAARRLVAAIRANKRLRIHGDYDADGVTATATLVLGLRELGAEVHGFIPHRLNEGYGIHPDRVEEHAAACDLLVTVDCGVTNLKEVRALLARGTEVIVTDHHAPGPNFPDCLVVHPHLTTGYDPELHNLTGAGVAYHLLWAVREALGLPEPRELAGLATLGTVADVAPLIGENRALVRAGLEALATSTLPGVRALLDARKVGRPTARDVAFLLAPLINAAGRLGEADLALRLLTTSSEHEARTLTAYLETRNQERRGLQDRMYQEALALADPRDPAIVVTRPDWHVGVMGIVASKLVEAFHKPVYVVAQGKGSVRSTPGISAVGGLRYSEDLLTRYGGHPGAAGFALPGENFPALRERLHAYARQFPPPVPEWRLDAPLPTLGATAELVAQAAAFEPFGTGHTPPLWHVREPLTAPRLVGKRGDSLQFQVGALRGVKHGEAQAASGEHDLATHLVSSEWRGQARLELHGQALRAPARLGLASGEQTAPAVPRLDPREATRHLRAGASAYADGPVAAYLRDQVPGLTLVAPGQPHPGGELILYALPDEASLTRWLEGGRVAFALGPKTLAELEGALGRAHLGLPPAPLADPAADAERLEAAADAYRRWQWAHLYRVLDDPGWNAAVRHLLGLAGDSLAPGERELAAAD; the protein is encoded by the coding sequence ATGCGGACCTGGCGGGTCTCGCCGCCGCTCGCGCAGGTCCTCTCTGCCCGTGGCCTGACCCCGGCGCACCTCGACCCCCCGCTGGCGCTGACCCCCAACCCCGCGCTGCACGAGGCGGCCCGGCGGCTGGTCGCGGCCATCCGCGCGAACAAACGGCTGCGGATTCACGGCGACTACGACGCCGACGGCGTGACCGCCACCGCCACGCTGGTGCTGGGGCTGCGCGAGCTGGGCGCCGAGGTCCACGGCTTCATTCCCCACCGGCTCAACGAGGGCTACGGCATTCACCCTGACCGAGTCGAGGAGCACGCCGCCGCCTGTGACCTGCTGGTGACGGTGGACTGCGGGGTCACCAACCTGAAGGAGGTCCGCGCGCTGCTGGCACGCGGCACGGAAGTGATCGTGACTGACCACCACGCGCCCGGTCCGAACTTCCCCGACTGCCTGGTGGTCCACCCGCACCTGACCACCGGGTACGACCCCGAGCTGCACAACCTGACCGGGGCGGGAGTCGCCTACCACCTGCTGTGGGCCGTGCGTGAGGCGCTGGGCCTGCCCGAGCCGCGCGAGCTGGCGGGACTGGCGACCCTGGGCACGGTGGCCGACGTGGCGCCCCTGATCGGCGAGAACCGGGCGCTGGTGCGCGCCGGGCTAGAGGCGCTCGCCACCTCCACGCTGCCGGGCGTGCGCGCCCTGCTGGACGCCCGGAAAGTCGGGCGGCCCACAGCGCGGGACGTGGCGTTCTTGCTCGCGCCGCTGATCAACGCGGCCGGCCGGCTGGGCGAGGCCGACCTGGCGCTGCGGCTGCTGACCACTTCCAGCGAGCACGAGGCGCGCACCCTTACCGCCTACCTGGAAACGCGCAACCAGGAGCGCCGCGGCCTGCAAGACCGCATGTACCAAGAAGCCCTGGCGCTGGCCGACCCCCGTGACCCGGCCATCGTGGTGACGCGGCCGGACTGGCACGTGGGTGTGATGGGCATCGTGGCGAGCAAGCTGGTCGAGGCCTTTCACAAACCGGTGTACGTGGTCGCGCAGGGCAAGGGGTCGGTGCGCAGCACCCCCGGCATCAGCGCGGTGGGGGGCCTGCGCTACAGCGAGGACCTGCTGACGCGCTACGGCGGGCACCCGGGCGCCGCCGGGTTCGCACTGCCCGGGGAGAATTTTCCGGCCCTGCGCGAGCGGCTGCACGCCTACGCCCGGCAGTTTCCGCCTCCGGTCCCCGAGTGGCGGCTTGACGCGCCGCTGCCGACCCTGGGCGCGACCGCAGAGCTGGTGGCCCAGGCGGCGGCCTTTGAACCCTTCGGCACCGGCCATACCCCGCCGCTGTGGCATGTGCGCGAGCCGCTGACGGCGCCCCGGCTGGTGGGCAAACGCGGCGACAGCCTGCAATTTCAGGTCGGGGCGCTGCGCGGGGTCAAGCACGGTGAGGCGCAGGCCGCGTCTGGCGAGCATGACCTCGCCACCCACCTCGTCAGCAGCGAGTGGCGCGGGCAGGCCCGGCTGGAACTGCACGGCCAGGCGCTGCGCGCCCCCGCACGCCTGGGGCTGGCCAGCGGGGAGCAGACCGCGCCCGCCGTGCCCCGCCTCGACCCGCGCGAGGCGACGCGCCACCTGCGCGCCGGGGCGAGCGCCTACGCCGACGGGCCGGTCGCCGCGTACCTGCGCGATCAGGTGCCCGGCCTCACCCTGGTCGCGCCCGGCCAGCCTCACCCCGGCGGCGAGCTGATCCTCTACGCCCTGCCCGACGAGGCCAGCCTGACCCGCTGGCTGGAGGGTGGCCGGGTGGCCTTTGCGCTGGGTCCCAAGACCCTGGCCGAGCTGGAAGGCGCCCTGGGGCGCGCTCACCTCGGCCTGCCGCCCGCGCCCCTGGCTGACCCGGCGGCCGACGCCGAGCGGCTGGAAGCGGCCGCCGACGCCTACCGCCGCTGGCAGTGGGCGCACCTTTACCGCGTGCTGGACGACCCCGGCTGGAACGCCGCCGTCCGGCACCTGCTGGGCCTCGCCGGAGACAGTCTGGCGCCGGGCGAAAGGGAGCTGGCCGCCGCCGACTGA
- a CDS encoding SIS domain-containing protein — translation MKLLSLLERLPGSYAGPTQPEPGPHGLIGVGEGALAAHLAATLIPGTLTRSGTQFVVSSADAADAARDYADLAEVAGAAVRRVSTGGAVDDVDVLVPGGVLTAYHAAQYLAHASGHADQAADAETLLAELRGRCSPGVEDGNPARDLAWTLWGRLPLLLAAPDAEALPHAWQALLARVGKTLSVPVLGDPLALVTGAFEAQHEKGDAKVALLLGDPDPALLIAREVLDSRIDEVVAVPYPEGVNPAHPGGYAAQLALWYFGAWVAAYLAERYGLDAGDLPVLTRAQAVLAGESGPDTLTLGGAGGEGGRPPRFDRETPEDDLDASDREEDFDEDLDEDREEP, via the coding sequence ATGAAGCTCCTGTCTTTGCTTGAGCGCCTGCCCGGCAGCTACGCTGGCCCCACCCAGCCCGAACCCGGCCCGCATGGGCTGATCGGCGTGGGCGAGGGCGCCCTGGCCGCGCACCTCGCCGCGACCCTGATTCCCGGGACGCTCACCCGCAGCGGCACCCAGTTCGTGGTGTCCAGCGCCGACGCCGCCGACGCCGCCCGCGACTACGCCGATCTGGCCGAGGTGGCGGGCGCCGCCGTGCGCCGGGTCAGCACGGGCGGCGCCGTGGACGACGTGGACGTGCTGGTGCCCGGCGGAGTCCTGACGGCCTACCACGCCGCGCAGTACCTCGCCCACGCTTCGGGCCACGCTGACCAGGCCGCCGACGCCGAGACGCTGCTGGCGGAGCTGCGCGGCCGCTGCTCGCCGGGAGTGGAAGACGGCAACCCCGCCCGTGACCTGGCCTGGACCCTCTGGGGCCGCCTGCCGCTGCTGCTGGCCGCCCCGGACGCCGAGGCGCTGCCGCACGCCTGGCAGGCGCTGCTCGCCCGGGTGGGCAAGACCCTGTCGGTCCCGGTCCTGGGTGACCCGCTCGCGCTGGTGACTGGCGCGTTCGAGGCCCAGCACGAGAAGGGCGACGCCAAGGTGGCCCTGCTGCTGGGCGACCCCGACCCCGCCCTCCTGATCGCCCGCGAGGTGCTCGACTCGCGCATCGACGAGGTGGTGGCGGTGCCGTACCCGGAGGGCGTCAACCCCGCGCACCCCGGCGGCTACGCGGCGCAACTCGCCCTGTGGTACTTCGGGGCCTGGGTCGCCGCCTACCTGGCCGAGCGCTACGGCCTGGACGCGGGCGACCTGCCGGTGCTCACCCGCGCCCAGGCCGTGCTCGCGGGCGAGTCAGGCCCCGATACCCTCACGCTGGGGGGCGCCGGTGGGGAGGGGGGGCGCCCACCCCGCTTTGACCGCGAAACGCCCGAAGACGACCTGGACGCCTCCGATCGGGAAGAAGACTTCGACGAGGACCTGGACGAGGACCGCGAGGAACCCTGA
- a CDS encoding phosphohydrolase, with translation MPNQTVQEGEAVGESKFTLNVADGTVRDVEGRHGEAEAAPLEQAPSAGRVVEFTTPRAKLIAEAHGAISADLADYPRALAAYEALRGDPEALAHWDMANYVTMRKLGYNDHGRVHAFITGAASMAITELLLEAGVRPDIIESGVGDAEDVFLAVILGTMLHDIGNQIHRVGHEGHGVALALPILDRILGPLYADPFKRVKVRSFILGAINCHDLNPPPLTLEGGITAVADGTDITKGRGRKAFALGSVDIHSISALAVDQVVIERGRDKPVLISVTMNNSGGIFQVEEVLAPKVIRTPMQPYVELCASTREDGDEQILRRVRLDGDHFVMDLEDGERIVAPVQDRPKRVAGAVIEALGLDTERR, from the coding sequence CTGCCCAATCAGACGGTGCAGGAGGGAGAGGCGGTGGGCGAGTCCAAGTTCACGCTGAACGTGGCCGACGGAACCGTGCGGGACGTGGAGGGGCGTCACGGCGAGGCGGAAGCCGCCCCGCTGGAGCAGGCGCCCAGCGCGGGCCGGGTCGTGGAGTTCACCACCCCGCGCGCCAAGCTGATCGCGGAGGCGCACGGGGCAATCTCGGCGGACCTGGCCGACTATCCGCGCGCGCTGGCCGCCTACGAGGCGCTGCGCGGGGACCCCGAGGCGCTGGCCCACTGGGACATGGCGAACTACGTGACCATGCGCAAGCTGGGCTACAACGACCACGGGCGCGTCCACGCCTTTATCACGGGCGCGGCCAGCATGGCGATCACCGAGCTGTTGCTGGAAGCCGGGGTGCGGCCCGACATCATCGAATCGGGGGTGGGAGACGCCGAGGACGTGTTTCTGGCGGTGATCCTGGGCACCATGCTGCACGACATCGGCAACCAGATTCACCGGGTGGGCCACGAGGGCCACGGGGTGGCGCTGGCGCTGCCGATTCTCGACCGCATTCTGGGGCCGCTCTACGCCGACCCCTTCAAGCGGGTCAAGGTGCGCTCGTTTATTCTGGGGGCGATCAACTGCCACGACCTGAATCCGCCGCCCTTGACACTGGAAGGCGGCATCACGGCGGTCGCGGACGGCACCGACATCACCAAGGGGCGCGGGCGCAAGGCCTTTGCGCTGGGCAGCGTGGACATCCACTCCATCAGTGCGCTGGCGGTCGATCAGGTCGTGATCGAGCGCGGGCGGGACAAGCCGGTGCTGATCAGCGTGACCATGAACAACTCCGGCGGCATCTTTCAGGTCGAGGAGGTGCTGGCGCCCAAGGTGATCCGCACCCCCATGCAGCCCTACGTCGAGCTGTGCGCCTCCACCCGTGAGGACGGCGACGAGCAGATCCTGCGCCGGGTGCGGCTGGACGGCGACCATTTCGTGATGGACCTCGAGGACGGCGAGCGGATTGTCGCCCCGGTGCAAGACCGGCCCAAGCGGGTGGCCGGAGCCGTGATCGAGGCGCTGGGCCTGGACACCGAGCGGCGCTGA
- a CDS encoding S-layer homology domain-containing protein encodes MRKSLIIASTLALSLGAASAQTTPATPATPTAPAAPATTTSAVPAQVVTFTDVPAGHWAKDAVDVIVQRGLIQGYPDGTFRGNQNLTRYEAALIFYRLLQSGAIGSSTLSQTDLATITRGMQEVSTELAAISTRVTDLERLSAEQQARIAALEERINALGTTGTAGADTAALTARIDALEAAIRNIPAGPQGPAGPAGPQGPAGPAGTAAVVTPPATDTTGTVTTTPAPTTVIIGDVAPATDSARGNLYAGVSVGATSGNCFVPNSNGREVSFCASFGGMVGSTSVVGPFGARVSAEYQPGFNAISADVNATYNFDTGSNIQPYAGLGLGLTSSDSRAANTNTNTTDTYVNGLIGADFQITNSISAFVEGSGRYYLSNKGTGALQNTADTGARGFVPAVKAGLKFYF; translated from the coding sequence ATGCGTAAGTCCCTGATCATCGCGTCCACCCTGGCCCTGAGCCTCGGCGCTGCCAGCGCCCAGACCACCCCGGCCACGCCCGCCACCCCCACGGCGCCTGCCGCCCCGGCAACCACCACCAGCGCGGTTCCCGCCCAGGTCGTCACCTTTACCGACGTGCCCGCCGGGCACTGGGCCAAGGACGCCGTCGACGTGATCGTGCAGCGCGGCCTGATTCAGGGGTACCCCGACGGCACCTTCCGCGGCAACCAGAACCTGACCCGCTACGAAGCGGCCCTGATTTTCTACCGCCTGCTCCAGAGCGGCGCGATCGGCAGCAGCACCCTGTCGCAGACGGATCTGGCGACCATCACGCGCGGCATGCAGGAAGTCAGCACCGAGCTGGCCGCCATCAGCACACGCGTGACTGACCTCGAGCGCCTCAGCGCCGAGCAGCAGGCGCGCATCGCCGCCCTGGAAGAGCGCATCAACGCGCTGGGCACGACCGGCACCGCCGGGGCCGACACCGCCGCGCTGACCGCCCGGATCGACGCGCTGGAAGCGGCCATCCGCAACATCCCCGCCGGTCCCCAGGGTCCGGCCGGTCCTGCGGGTCCCCAGGGTCCTGCTGGCCCCGCGGGCACGGCGGCGGTGGTCACGCCCCCCGCGACCGACACCACCGGCACGGTCACCACGACCCCCGCGCCCACCACGGTCATCATCGGTGACGTGGCTCCGGCCACCGACAGCGCCCGGGGCAACCTGTACGCCGGCGTGAGCGTCGGCGCGACGAGCGGCAACTGCTTCGTGCCCAACAGCAACGGCCGCGAGGTCAGCTTCTGCGCCAGCTTCGGCGGCATGGTCGGCAGCACCTCGGTCGTCGGCCCCTTCGGCGCCCGCGTCTCGGCCGAGTACCAGCCCGGCTTCAACGCCATCTCGGCGGACGTGAACGCCACCTACAACTTCGACACCGGCTCGAACATCCAGCCCTACGCGGGCCTGGGCCTGGGTCTGACGAGCAGCGACAGCCGCGCGGCGAACACGAACACCAACACCACCGACACCTACGTCAACGGGCTGATCGGCGCGGACTTCCAGATCACCAACAGCATCTCGGCGTTCGTGGAAGGCAGCGGCCGCTACTACCTCAGCAACAAGGGGACCGGCGCCCTCCAGAACACCGCCGACACTGGCGCGCGCGGCTTTGTCCCCGCCGTCAAGGCCGGTCTGAAGTTCTACTTCTGA
- a CDS encoding enoyl-CoA hydratase/isomerase family protein has protein sequence MTMLDEIDFQHLQLDQHGPLAVLTVNRPGALNALNADTLSELSQATEAVIENPEIGALIITGGGDRAFVAGADISELAQLGDVYAGRELALAGQDVMQTIANLPIPVIAAVNGFALGGGLELALACDVRVASPRAKLGLPEVTLGLIPGFGGTQRLARLIGPGRALDLMLTARQVGAEEALALGLVNYVADDPLQKAREVAEQMVKNAPIALSLVKEAVRRGMDTSLEAGLEVEADLFGMLVATQDFREGTSAFLAKRRAEFKGE, from the coding sequence ATGACGATGCTCGACGAGATCGACTTCCAACACCTGCAACTCGACCAGCACGGCCCGCTCGCGGTGCTGACAGTCAACCGGCCGGGGGCGCTCAACGCGCTGAATGCCGATACCCTCAGCGAGCTGTCGCAGGCGACCGAGGCCGTCATCGAGAACCCCGAGATCGGCGCGCTGATCATCACCGGGGGAGGCGACCGGGCCTTTGTGGCGGGGGCGGATATCTCTGAACTCGCGCAGCTGGGGGACGTGTACGCCGGGCGCGAGCTGGCGCTGGCCGGGCAGGACGTGATGCAGACCATCGCCAACCTGCCGATCCCGGTGATCGCGGCCGTCAACGGCTTCGCGCTGGGGGGCGGCCTGGAACTCGCGCTGGCCTGCGACGTGCGGGTGGCGTCCCCGCGCGCCAAGCTGGGCCTGCCGGAGGTCACGCTGGGCCTGATTCCGGGGTTCGGCGGCACCCAGCGTCTGGCGCGGCTGATCGGGCCGGGCCGGGCGCTGGACCTGATGCTCACCGCCCGCCAGGTCGGGGCCGAGGAGGCGTTGGCGCTGGGGCTGGTGAACTACGTCGCCGACGATCCCCTCCAAAAGGCGCGCGAGGTGGCCGAGCAGATGGTGAAAAACGCGCCCATCGCCCTCTCGCTGGTCAAGGAAGCCGTGCGCCGCGGGATGGACACCAGCCTGGAAGCCGGGCTGGAGGTCGAGGCCGACCTCTTCGGGATGCTGGTCGCGACCCAGGACTTCCGGGAAGGGACCTCGGCGTTCCTGGCCAAGCGCCGCGCGGAGTTCAAGGGTGAGTAG
- a CDS encoding peptidyl-prolyl cis-trans isomerase, with amino-acid sequence MKNKKVVNVLLGVLALMLVVGMAYQFTPDVGSLFGNRQQGTPALKVNGQTVTVEELEALRRSNPVLTSAESGVLADDFKTYVVAQQARQVLLTQAAGDIDVSRADVNAEVQKVREANQLTETKAWTDALQGVGLTDAEFRRRTRDQLAVDRKIEEIKKTAQPATDAEARLHYDLNPEGFQTDARIVGRQIVVGDKAKAERLLAEVKGGADFAALASANSTEFKDRGGALGPIENGAPRPVAQVALPGEVGAAAFALTGGGVTDVVESGGKFYIVKVERFLAPGVRPFEQAKAEAVTAVNEQKKNAAVERWLTGLEKDLKIEVLDPNWKTENPAVATVAGQTIPYSDVVSQVVQNQQFAGLLGQVPPEQAAQLVNGLLKPQVVTGLIQSYAAPTIAGREELALTGTRQDIAQGLAAYGARDVKVTDADIQAYYQQNREQFQTPAGGTVAEASFADRAAAQAFRQGWNGQGSFTAAAGKAGGTVSERGQVAPGTPDAPGPLDPAVEAAVFTAQNLRSAGEGSLSDVVKVGDRFVVAYVTDLQRAAVQPLSAVREQIRQQVLATKKQEAGQAYVAKQVETLKPVNNLQKVLDAQQKRVAAAAPPPATQPKAGEGTDTGAPADAAGAPATTPDADTAAESGEGSAAPATPGGTSDR; translated from the coding sequence GTGAAGAACAAAAAGGTCGTGAACGTCCTGCTGGGCGTTCTCGCACTCATGCTGGTGGTCGGCATGGCCTACCAGTTCACGCCGGATGTCGGCTCGCTCTTTGGAAACCGCCAGCAGGGCACGCCCGCCCTGAAGGTCAACGGCCAGACCGTGACGGTGGAGGAGCTGGAGGCCCTGCGCCGCAGCAATCCGGTCCTGACCAGCGCCGAGAGCGGCGTGCTGGCCGACGACTTCAAGACCTACGTGGTCGCCCAGCAGGCCCGCCAGGTGCTGCTGACGCAGGCCGCCGGGGACATCGACGTGAGCCGCGCCGACGTGAACGCCGAGGTGCAGAAGGTCCGCGAGGCCAACCAGCTCACCGAGACCAAAGCCTGGACCGACGCCTTGCAGGGGGTGGGGCTGACCGACGCCGAGTTCCGCCGCCGCACCCGCGACCAGCTGGCCGTGGACCGCAAGATCGAGGAGATCAAGAAGACCGCCCAGCCGGCCACCGACGCCGAGGCGCGGCTGCACTACGACCTCAACCCGGAGGGCTTTCAGACCGACGCCCGCATCGTGGGCCGCCAGATCGTGGTGGGCGACAAGGCCAAAGCCGAGCGCCTGCTCGCCGAGGTCAAGGGCGGCGCGGACTTCGCGGCTCTGGCCTCGGCGAACAGCACGGAGTTCAAGGACCGGGGCGGGGCGCTGGGACCCATCGAGAACGGCGCTCCCCGCCCGGTCGCGCAGGTCGCCCTGCCCGGGGAGGTCGGCGCGGCCGCCTTTGCCCTGACCGGGGGCGGCGTGACGGACGTGGTCGAGAGCGGCGGCAAGTTCTACATCGTCAAGGTCGAGCGCTTCCTGGCGCCCGGCGTGCGGCCCTTCGAGCAGGCCAAGGCCGAGGCCGTCACCGCCGTGAACGAGCAGAAGAAGAACGCCGCCGTCGAGCGCTGGCTGACCGGGCTGGAAAAGGACCTCAAGATCGAGGTGCTCGACCCCAACTGGAAGACCGAGAACCCGGCTGTCGCCACGGTCGCCGGGCAGACCATCCCTTATTCGGACGTGGTGTCGCAGGTCGTGCAAAACCAGCAGTTTGCCGGGCTGCTGGGTCAGGTGCCGCCCGAGCAGGCCGCGCAGCTGGTCAACGGCCTGCTCAAGCCGCAGGTCGTGACTGGACTGATCCAGAGCTACGCCGCGCCCACCATCGCCGGGCGCGAGGAGCTGGCGCTGACCGGCACCCGCCAGGACATCGCGCAGGGGTTGGCCGCCTACGGAGCGCGTGACGTGAAGGTGACCGACGCCGATATCCAGGCCTACTACCAGCAAAACCGCGAGCAGTTCCAGACGCCCGCAGGCGGCACCGTCGCCGAGGCGAGCTTCGCGGACCGGGCGGCGGCGCAGGCGTTCCGGCAGGGCTGGAACGGCCAGGGCAGCTTCACGGCCGCGGCGGGCAAGGCCGGAGGCACCGTCAGCGAGCGCGGTCAGGTCGCGCCCGGCACGCCCGACGCCCCCGGTCCGCTGGACCCGGCCGTCGAGGCGGCCGTCTTCACCGCCCAGAACCTGCGCTCCGCCGGAGAGGGCAGCCTCAGCGACGTGGTGAAGGTGGGAGACCGCTTCGTGGTCGCCTACGTGACCGACCTCCAGCGCGCCGCCGTGCAGCCGCTGTCGGCCGTGCGCGAGCAGATTCGCCAGCAGGTGCTCGCCACCAAGAAGCAGGAGGCGGGTCAGGCCTACGTCGCCAAGCAGGTCGAGACCCTCAAGCCGGTCAACAACCTCCAGAAGGTGCTCGACGCGCAGCAAAAGCGGGTCGCCGCCGCCGCGCCCCCCCCCGCGACCCAGCCGAAGGCCGGGGAGGGGACGGACACCGGCGCCCCCGCCGACGCTGCCGGGGCGCCCGCGACCACGCCGGATGCGGACACGGCGGCGGAGAGCGGTGAGGGCAGCGCCGCTCCCGCCACCCCCGGGGGCACCAGCGACCGCTGA
- a CDS encoding purine-nucleoside phosphorylase, which produces MTQIHVRAQPGDVAEYVLLPGDPQRARHIAETYLEDAVLYTEHRQLLGFTGTYRGVRISVQTTGMGCPSAAIVTEELARLGARTLIRVGTLGGATPAVQPADLVIATAAVPNDGTTRQLLGGAPYAPAASFEVVEAAVGAARAQGWAHHVGLVMTEDAFYASTPEHARLWASRGVLGFEMEASAIFLVAAQHGLRAGCLTACSNDIGDPQLVPDGVLASGVDRMVRVALGAVAALAGR; this is translated from the coding sequence ATGACCCAGATTCACGTCCGTGCCCAGCCTGGCGACGTTGCCGAATATGTCCTGCTGCCGGGTGATCCCCAGCGCGCGCGCCATATCGCGGAGACGTATCTGGAAGACGCAGTGCTGTACACCGAGCACCGCCAACTGCTGGGGTTCACGGGGACCTACCGGGGCGTGCGGATCAGCGTGCAGACCACCGGCATGGGGTGCCCCAGCGCCGCCATCGTGACCGAGGAACTCGCGCGCCTGGGCGCCCGGACGCTGATCCGGGTGGGCACCCTGGGCGGCGCGACGCCCGCCGTGCAGCCTGCCGACCTGGTGATCGCTACCGCCGCCGTCCCGAACGACGGCACCACCCGGCAACTGCTGGGGGGCGCGCCCTACGCCCCCGCCGCCAGCTTCGAGGTCGTGGAGGCGGCGGTCGGAGCGGCCCGCGCGCAGGGGTGGGCACACCACGTCGGGCTGGTGATGACCGAGGACGCCTTTTACGCCAGTACGCCCGAGCACGCCCGGCTGTGGGCCTCGCGCGGGGTGCTGGGGTTCGAGATGGAGGCCAGCGCGATCTTTCTGGTTGCGGCCCAGCACGGGCTGAGGGCCGGGTGCCTGACCGCGTGCAGCAACGACATCGGGGACCCCCAGCTTGTGCCGGACGGGGTGCTCGCCTCGGGGGTCGACCGCATGGTGCGGGTGGCGCTCGGCGCCGTGGCGGCGCTCGCCGGGCGCTGA